One Salvia splendens isolate huo1 chromosome 22, SspV2, whole genome shotgun sequence DNA segment encodes these proteins:
- the LOC121786556 gene encoding acyl carrier protein 3, mitochondrial-like isoform X3 yields the protein MQNLRNAILSYMRVRIPVKGPFVQKGLNGRCELLRACSTAANINQDQIMNRVIGLVKKFDKIDSAKVTEDADFQKDLSLDSLDRVELVMAFEEEFSIEIPDVEADKLKSCTDVAKQFFT from the exons ATGCAAAATTTGAGGAATGCTATTTTGAGCTACATGAGAGTCAGGATCCCTGTGAAAGGGCCCTTTGTTCAAAAAGGGCTGAATGGACGTTGTGAGTTGCTGCGAGCATGCAGCACGGCTGCAAATATAAACCAGGATCAGATAATGAATCGAGTTATTGGGCTGGTGAAGAAATTTGACAAAATTGATTCTGCTAAG GTTACAGAAGATGCTGATTTCCAAAAGGACTTGAGCCTCGATAGCCTGGACAGAGTGGAACTCGTCATGGCTTTTGAGGAAGAGTTCTCTATCGAGATACCTGATGTGGAGGCGGATAAGCTCAAATCTTGCACAGATGTTGCAAA ACAGTTTTTTACATAG
- the LOC121786556 gene encoding acyl carrier protein-like isoform X2, whose protein sequence is MQNLRNAILSYMRVRIPVKGPFVQKGLNGRCELLRACSTAANINQDQIMNRVIGLVKKFDKIDSAKVTEDADFQKDLSLDSLDRVELVMAFEEEFSIEIPDVEADKLKSCTDVANFLHRKTKAS, encoded by the exons ATGCAAAATTTGAGGAATGCTATTTTGAGCTACATGAGAGTCAGGATCCCTGTGAAAGGGCCCTTTGTTCAAAAAGGGCTGAATGGACGTTGTGAGTTGCTGCGAGCATGCAGCACGGCTGCAAATATAAACCAGGATCAGATAATGAATCGAGTTATTGGGCTGGTGAAGAAATTTGACAAAATTGATTCTGCTAAG GTTACAGAAGATGCTGATTTCCAAAAGGACTTGAGCCTCGATAGCCTGGACAGAGTGGAACTCGTCATGGCTTTTGAGGAAGAGTTCTCTATCGAGATACCTGATGTGGAGGCGGATAAGCTCAAATCTTGCACAGATGTTGCAAA TTTTTTACATAGGAAAACAAAAGCAAGCTAG
- the LOC121786556 gene encoding acyl carrier protein-like isoform X1 has protein sequence MQNLRNAILSYMRVRIPVKGPFVQKGLNGRCELLRACSTAANINQDQIMNRVIGLVKKFDKIDSAKVTEDADFQKDLSLDSLDRVELVMAFEEEFSIEIPDVEADKLKSCTDVAKYVKSKVSETS, from the exons ATGCAAAATTTGAGGAATGCTATTTTGAGCTACATGAGAGTCAGGATCCCTGTGAAAGGGCCCTTTGTTCAAAAAGGGCTGAATGGACGTTGTGAGTTGCTGCGAGCATGCAGCACGGCTGCAAATATAAACCAGGATCAGATAATGAATCGAGTTATTGGGCTGGTGAAGAAATTTGACAAAATTGATTCTGCTAAG GTTACAGAAGATGCTGATTTCCAAAAGGACTTGAGCCTCGATAGCCTGGACAGAGTGGAACTCGTCATGGCTTTTGAGGAAGAGTTCTCTATCGAGATACCTGATGTGGAGGCGGATAAGCTCAAATCTTGCACAGATGTTGCAAAGTATGTTAAATCGAAAGTCTCTGAGACTTCTTAA
- the LOC121786555 gene encoding uncharacterized protein LOC121786555, protein MISPFVGRMDLVKIIFLVFSVVVFVRGEDGLIEEVSSRDEVVQWAGYGEEKLSTVVIDGKLLCHASFDHRTPPRPFPVSGATVAVFCGRSGKTKRSWVRGSSNGHGQFIIDLPSHLHAIPNLEKICQVKVLHLPKSSPCRHAFTGKHKAIELTSIGEGIRTYTTHNIHLMPKPSPKQHTRHGPKRAHKASAL, encoded by the exons ATGATTAGCCCTTTTGTTGGACGCATGGATTTAGTGAAGATTATTTTCTTGGTGTTTTCGGTTGTCGTTTTTGTGAGGGGGGAGGACGGGTTGATAGAGGAAGTATCGAGCAGGGATGAGGTGGTGCAGTGGGCTGGTTACGGTGAAGAAAAGCTATCGACGGTCGTGATTGATGGCAAGCTTCTTTGCCATGCTTCCTTCGATCATCGAACTCCTCCACGACCATTTCCGGTTTCAG GTGCAACGGTGGCTGTTTTCTGCGGGAGAAGTGGGAAGACGAAGCGATCATGGGTGAGAGGTAGCAGCAACGGGCACGGCCAGTTCATAATCGACCTCCCCTCTCATCTCCACGCAATCCCCAATCTGGAGAAGATATGCCAGGTTAAAGTTCTCCACCTCCCGAAGAGCTCTCCCTGCAGACATGCTTTCACCGGGAAACACAAAGCAATAGAGCTGACATCAATAGGCGAAGGCATCCGTACCTACACCACTCACAACATACATCTGATGCCAAAACCATCACCAAAGCAACACACACGACACGGACCTAAGAGAGCGCACAAAGCATCCGCCCTGTGA
- the LOC121787678 gene encoding nudix hydrolase 2-like isoform X2 has translation MTTCWKMLIRPSVLRHTIFSTKRGISTSHPIIISKGRLSRSRVAKFLTVRSSMSSSSTQVEQVDRLLSGRNDDHGGVIVEMTNEPLDPAVFASLLRASLSQWRQKGKKGVWIKMPIELVSLVESAVKEGFYFHHAEPKYLMLVHWLPSTPSTLPANASHRVGIGAFVLNEKNEVLVVQEKSGGFRGTGVWKFPTGVVDEGEDICDAAVREVKEETGIESKFLEILAFRQSHKSYFDKSDLFFVCMLQPLSKEIQPQEAEIEAAQWMPFEEYAAQPFIQKHDLLKKISEICAAKKEKRGYPGFSPVATTTGFSQKKSYLYINSQCLNLED, from the exons ATGACTACGTGTTGGAAAATGCTCATTCGACCTAGTGTTCTTCGTCACACAATTTTCTCCACCAAACGGGGCATCTCCACTTCACATCCAATTATCATCTCTAAAG GTAGATTGAGCAGAAGTAGAGTTGCGAAATTCTTGACAGTGAGATCTTCAATGAGTTCATCATCTACGCAAGTTGAGCAAGTTGATAGATTATTGAGTGGCCGAAACGATGACCACGGTGGAGTGATTGTTGAAATGACGAATGAGCCCTTGGATCCCGCTGTTTTTGCTTCCTTGCTCAGAGCCTCCCTTTCCCAATGGCGCCAGAAG GGAAAGAAGGGTGTGTGGATTAAAATGCCTATAGAGCTTGTGAGTCTTGTTGAATCTGCTGTTAAG GAAGGATTCTATTTTCACCATGCAGAACCTAAGTATTTGATGCTTGTGCATTGGCTTCCTAGCACGCCCAGCACTCTACCAGCAAATGCCTCACATCGAGTGGGAATTGGTGCTTTCGTCTTGAATGAGAAGAATGAA GTGTTAGTAGTTCAGGAGAAGAGTGGGGGGTTCCGCGGAACAGGTGTGTGGAAGTTCCCGACAGGAGTTGTTGATGAG GGTGAAGATATATGCGATGCTGCAGTTCGAGAAGTGAAAGAAGAAACTGGA ATCGAGTCAAAGTTTTTGGAAATACTAGCTTTCAG ACAAAGTCACAAATCATATTTCGATAAATCGGACTTGTTCTTCGTATGCATGCTTCAACCGCTCTCTAAAGAGATCCAGCCACAAGAAGCAGAAATTGAGGCAGCCCAG TGGATGCCATTTGAAGAATATGCGGCCCAACCGTTCATCCAGAAGCACGATCTTCTTAAGAAAATATCTGAGATATGCGCGGCAAAGAAGGAGAAGAGAGGGTACCCTGGATTTTCACCGGTGGCGACAACGACAGGATTCTCTCAGAAGAAGAGCTATTTGTACATCAACAGCCAATGCCTCAACTTAGAGGACTAA
- the LOC121787678 gene encoding nudix hydrolase 2-like isoform X1 — translation MTTCWKMLIRPSVLRHTIFSTKRGISTSHPIIISKGRLSRSRVAKFLTVRSSMSSSSTQVEQVDRLLSGRNDDHGGVIVEMTNEPLDPAVFASLLRASLSQWRQKGKKGVWIKMPIELVSLVESAVKEGFYFHHAEPKYLMLVHWLPSTPSTLPANASHRVGIGAFVLNEKNEVLVVQEKSGGFRGTGVWKFPTGVVDEGEDICDAAVREVKEETGIESKFLEILAFRQSHKSYFDKSDLFFVCMLQPLSKEIQPQEAEIEAAQRRIIQLFCTISITKACCCSGCHLKNMRPNRSSRSTIFLRKYLRYARQRRRREGTLDFHRWRQRQDSLRRRAICTSTANAST, via the exons ATGACTACGTGTTGGAAAATGCTCATTCGACCTAGTGTTCTTCGTCACACAATTTTCTCCACCAAACGGGGCATCTCCACTTCACATCCAATTATCATCTCTAAAG GTAGATTGAGCAGAAGTAGAGTTGCGAAATTCTTGACAGTGAGATCTTCAATGAGTTCATCATCTACGCAAGTTGAGCAAGTTGATAGATTATTGAGTGGCCGAAACGATGACCACGGTGGAGTGATTGTTGAAATGACGAATGAGCCCTTGGATCCCGCTGTTTTTGCTTCCTTGCTCAGAGCCTCCCTTTCCCAATGGCGCCAGAAG GGAAAGAAGGGTGTGTGGATTAAAATGCCTATAGAGCTTGTGAGTCTTGTTGAATCTGCTGTTAAG GAAGGATTCTATTTTCACCATGCAGAACCTAAGTATTTGATGCTTGTGCATTGGCTTCCTAGCACGCCCAGCACTCTACCAGCAAATGCCTCACATCGAGTGGGAATTGGTGCTTTCGTCTTGAATGAGAAGAATGAA GTGTTAGTAGTTCAGGAGAAGAGTGGGGGGTTCCGCGGAACAGGTGTGTGGAAGTTCCCGACAGGAGTTGTTGATGAG GGTGAAGATATATGCGATGCTGCAGTTCGAGAAGTGAAAGAAGAAACTGGA ATCGAGTCAAAGTTTTTGGAAATACTAGCTTTCAG ACAAAGTCACAAATCATATTTCGATAAATCGGACTTGTTCTTCGTATGCATGCTTCAACCGCTCTCTAAAGAGATCCAGCCACAAGAAGCAGAAATTGAGGCAGCCCAG CGCCGTATTATTCAACTTTTTTGCACCATATCCATAACCAAAGCTTGCTGCTGCAGTGGATGCCATTTGAAGAATATGCGGCCCAACCGTTCATCCAGAAGCACGATCTTCTTAAGAAAATATCTGAGATATGCGCGGCAAAGAAGGAGAAGAGAGGGTACCCTGGATTTTCACCGGTGGCGACAACGACAGGATTCTCTCAGAAGAAGAGCTATTTGTACATCAACAGCCAATGCCTCAACTTAG